The Mus musculus strain C57BL/6J chromosome 16, GRCm38.p6 C57BL/6J DNA window AGAAGTATCTAAAGGGATACCACAGGCTAGTAAGGAATGTTTCCTGCCCAAAGATTACCCCAATAGCTTTGCTTTGGTGTCCTAAGAGGTGAATTCAACACAAATTGCGATTCCTCATCATAATCTCCCAGTTTGTCCTACAATTCAAGTTCCTACAACTTAAGTGGCagctttatgttattttttttaaacaccagAAAGAAAACGTACAGAGGTCCAATTTGCAAGTTGGGGAAAACAGTGAAAAATTCATACAAGTAATGAGGAAGACCTAGACCCGTGGGCAAGCTGAATGCATGATTTCCAGGTGCAaagctgtgtttctctctctctctctctctctctctctctctctctctctctctctctctctctctctctctctctctccctccctccctccctccctccctccctccctccctccctccctccctccctccctccctccctccctctctctctctctctctctctctctctctctctctcgccttcTCCTGCAGTCTTGCCTGGCAGCTGGCTTCAACACGCCTTCAGGAAAAAGCCTGAGATGTCAGTCATTTGACCTGGCCGGTTTTTTTCCTGGCTGGTATGTAACCCCCAACTGCATAATGCATAATCTGAGATAACAGACAACCTGACACCTTTCGTTgcatggtaaacttttatttaaaaaaaaaacaaaaaacaaaaaaaaaaaaacggagttCAGGTAAGGTGAGCCATTTCCTAAATACACAGCAATTTGACAAGAGGCAACTTTAAAATCCACACTAAACAACAAACACACCCCCCACCAGCCACGCCCCCCGTAGGGAGGGGGCTTAAACTGCGCATGCGTGCTAGGTGCGACATTGTCGACGCCAATTTCAGTCCGCCAGTGAACCGGTCTTGAACCACTCTCCAGCAGCCTCGAGAGGCAGAGTTTGCGCCAAGTTCCTTGGTCTCCGACGGCCTCCCTTCTCACGCAGCCATGTCTTCCAGCAGACCCGTGGCGCTGGTGACCGGTGCTAACAAAGGAATCGGATTCGCGATCACTCGTGACCTGTGTCGGAAATTCTCCGGGGACGTGGTGCTCGCGGCGCGGGACGAGGAGCGGGGCCAAACGGCAGTGCAAAAGCTGCAGGCGGAGGGCCTGAGCCCACGCTTCCACCAGCTGGACATCGACAACCCGCAGAGCATTCGCGCACTGCGCGACTTTCTGCTCAAGGAATACGGAGGCCTGGACGTGCTGGTCAACAACGCAGGCATCGCCTTCAAGGGTAAGCCATTGGGTGTGGAGATGGAAGGTGGCTTCCCCAGAGCCTGGTGGCAAGGTGGGCTGTGCCTCTCTGGGATCATTACTAGGACCAGGAGCACTATGCTGTAGGACTCTGAAACAGATCCCCTGGGAGAAACAGGACAGGGTAGTAGGGGCTGCAGGAAAGCAGAGCCTCAATGTTCGCCATCATTTCTAGGTTTCCCTCACCCAGTTGTTGAGTAATTGAATTGGACTTGGCGATACTTAAGTGGAACTATATCTGATACTGAAATAAGCAAGAgattgaggagagagaaagagacagagggaaacgGTGTTTCCTTAAGATCCTGATATATACAAACTTCACCTAGCCACCCCCAGTGGTGGTGGTGTCTTTCAAGCACAATAGAAAATTGTCAGATGGACAGTGATGCAGAGCTGTATGTAAACAAGACTGTACTTGCAAGTGGATCTCTAAAGCTCTAGCTTACTTAGGTCTTTACATTTCCACTCCGCTAACTCGgttctcttctcccccccccccccccgaaagtcAATGACGACACCCCCTTCCACATTCAAGCAGAGGTGACAATGAAAACGAACTTTTTTGGTACCCGAGATGTCTGCAAGGAGCTGCTCCCTCTAATAAAACCCCAAGGTGAGTCTGCCAGGTGACTTCCGGGCTCAGCTCCTCTCCCTACTGCACAGCCTCTCTGCCACTGTGAGGCACTGCTCAGACCTTTGATCTCAATTCTTTTGTGGCCATTGACTTTCTCTTTGCATACGCAGCTCTTCTTAATCTTCAGATAAGATTCCAGCATCCACTTCTTCCACCTCCTCACCCATTAGGGGCTTTAGGACTCCAATTATGTCTGAAATATTTTGCATACATACTGACATCCCACTGGCCACAATGGCCTGTCCCCACAAGTGCTAAGATTGTACCCAACTACATCCCTCAGCCCAGCTCCACAGCAGCTCTCAGCTGTCAAGATGAACCCTACAAACCCTCTGAGGAAACCACCTTTCTGGAGCAGGACTTCTTTGCCTCTCTACAGCACTCAGCCCCTCCTAAAATCCTTCAGGAAGAAAATCAGGCCTTTAGCAGGGCTCACAAGACTCTATAATCTCACCCTTCCTTATTCCGAGCTCATGTTAGTGCTCCATCAACATGAGAAAcctttctggaaaaacaaactaTCACATTACATTTCTCATGAACTGCTCTCATACCACAAGTCTTTGAATAGCACGTGAATGACCAGTCATTAAACACACCAGTAATGATGAGGGAGCCACTTTGAAAATGTGAGTCTCTGGTATAGAGTTGACTAAGTATGGCTCTCTCAGAACTCctgtcctctctcctgtcttcccctcTGGACCAGATCTCACGGTCATCTGGCTTCTCTGCTCACACAAACCTCAAAAGCAAAAAACCAGATTCTCTGCTACTTAACTCCTGTTCTGTGCATCCCTGTCTCACATGAAATCTTTCTGATACAATTCTCACCAGATGTAAAGTGCTGTTCTTGTACATGGTGATGTGTTTTTAGGCAGAGTGGTGAATGTGTCCAGCATGGTGAGTCTCAGGGCCCTGAAAAACTGCAGGCTGGAGCTGCAGCAGAAGTTTCGAAGCGAGACCATCACAGAGGAGGAGCTGGTGGGGCTCATGAACAAGTTTGTGGAAGATACAAAGAAAGGAGTCCATGCGGAAGAAGGTTGGCCTAATAGTGCATATGGGGTCACCAAGATTGGGGTGACAGTCCTGTCCAGAATCCTTGCCAGGAAACTTAATGAGCAGAGGAGAGGGGACAAGATCCTTCTGAATGCCTGCTGCCCTGGGTGGGTCAGAACCGACATGGCAGGACCAAAAGCCACCAAAAGCCcagaagaaggagcagagaccCCTGTGTACTTGGCCCTTTTGCCTCCAGATGCAGAGGGGCCTCATGGGCAGTTTGTTCAAGATAAAAAAGTTGAACCATGGTGAACCCAACTCTCACCTCCCACCCCCTTGTATCCAGACTTTATGAAGGCCAAGGACATTTATAATGTAGTAACACTTCtgaaaaataaacatagaattctTTGAATGCACAGAGGTTTACAAATGTTTTTAAGTTGTCCTTTATTTTGTTCATATGATTGTCTTTGGTGTATATCAGGAAGGGTGCTACACCCATACAGTGCTCTTGAGTGCCAGGAGAGTCAGTGGATGCCAGGAACTGGGCATAAAGATGTTGTAAGCCTGTTCATgtgtgctggaaaaggagctctggcctctacaagagcagcaagggaacttccctgctgagccatgtcttcagtCCTCATTTCTACAGATGCCTTTCAGGCAAAACTGCCTTCATCCCAGGCGTTTAATTAAAACAGAACTCAGGCCAAGGGATGGCACGGTGTGACTGCAGACAGTGAACATCAGGAGCCAAAGCAGATTGGGGAAGCTTGTGCACCCTACAGTGTGTGCTATCAGCTCAGGGGTGTCCTTAACAGACACTATGTGTGGAAAGCCTGAGTCATGGCAATGCTGACACAAAACAAGGTGCTCAAAAGGAAAAGAGATCAATTCCCCTGGGGGCATTTTGAGTGACCATGAGGTTACCCAACAACATGGTACACCTTGGAAGCTCTTTCACCTGGGTTTTATAGTTTACAAAACTAAGAAAGCTATTGATCAAGGCAACCTTGAAATACTGTGAGGAGCACAGCAGTGAGTCACATACAATCATCTATAGGCCCAAGAGGCTACCTGAGGACATTCTTAGTTCTTGGATTGCTGGGAGCCTGTGTCCTACCAAGTCCAGAGCTTCTAAGAGGCTTTTATTTAGTAACATCAGGGGTTAGTTCAGAGTTGAGCAAGGATGTGCTGTTCTAAATGCTTGACCTAGTTCAATATAAAGTcattaacctctgaacctgcagaATTCCAGTCTCTCCACAGCAACCTGTCCTTCGATCTCTTCAGACTCCTCCTAGGAGTCTGGTTCACAGCCAGACGCAGCTTCTTTTCAAGAATTTTTGTTCACAACAAACCGCAACACAAGGATTGAAAAGTGAGTGGGCATGTACAGGAAGCAAACACATGGTGTACGGGCTTTCTTCAtttgtgtgattgtatgtgtgcTGTCATGtgtacatgatgtgtgtgtgttttcatgtgcacacacatgatgtgtatgtgtgctgtcatgtgcatgtacagatgtgtgtgtatctgttcatgtatacatacatgatgtatgtatgtgttgtcaTTTGCACTCTGTGATTTTATGTGCATACAGAGGTGTAtgtttatatgcacatacatgatatgtatgtgtgctttcatgttcaAACACATCATGtgtatgtgtcctttcatgttcaCATATATGATGTAAATGTGTGCtttcatgtacacatatatgacaGCCTCGGGGTCATTCCTTAGGTGCTTGACGCTGCTCTGATCAATTTTGGTTCTTCATTTAGTTTCAAAGTTAGGTTACTTGCTAGACTAGCAGGCCaaccagctccagggatctgctgtctctgcctgctTAGTGTGGGGGATAAAGCCTATGCCATGGGTCCTGGGCTCTGACTCGTttgtaaggcaagcacttttGCTGACTGGCCTAACTCACTCCTCAGCCTGCACAATGACTTCctgacaatttttttctttcacttttataTCTCCTGAAATTTCTCCAACCATGGGAGAGGCTAGGAGGCATGTACTAATTTTTTGTTCACCTCTTTATCTGTTGAAAGATTTCCAACCTTGGCCAAAGACTAGGATCCTACTCAGCCACAGAGTATATGCCAGCTTGCCTGAGGCAATGGGTTGAGTCCTTAGAacaaggaggagcaggaagagaccATCGGCTTTCCTTCCTTAATGCATGAGCTGACCCAGGATGACTAAGTGTCACTGTGCCTCTATCACATTGACTATCAAGTCAGGGAGATAACAACAGGATACACATCACCGTTTATGTGTGAAAGCATCATCaggcatgcacgcatgcatagGATTTGGTGTCATGCCACACTGCCATTGGGGATGACACAATCCTCAAAAGTGAAGAATGCCACATGCTCACTTTCTGTCACAAGGGACCTTGCAGAATGTGGACGTGCCCATCACCCTGGCTCTGTCAGGAACTCTCCATATTCCTCAAGGCCTCTGACAGTCTCACTGTGGACCAGTGATTTCAGGTTGAAGAGGAACACAAAGCAAGGCCTTTCATAGGTGTTCGCTTCACAAGGCTCCTCTCCCAACAGGGCTGTTCACTTCCTCttgcttattttgtatttttgagaacaAGTGCCAGAACATCAAGATGGAATATCACAGCCGCAGAGTTCCAAGTGATAGTCTGAAAATGTATACTCCAATCCAGAGACATTTGTCCTAAATACCAGCTAGCATTGCAGAGGTTTTAAGGAATGCACGCCAGGTCAAAATTGTTGATTAACCATGGCATCTGGGAGTATGattattcaatatttttaatgGTTTAATGGTTTCTTAGGCTGAAGGGTAAAATACACAAGGCTAAAATGAGAGTTTTAGAAAAAGGTAAAATTATGACTGGCACAGATACAATATTAAGCTTCTATTTAACACATGTATGATTATTTGTATGATAAGAGGGATCCAGACAGATGTGAGtccaaaaataaagattaaaggtTCAAGGTTACATGGAAAAGGCACACTGAGTTAAAGGATGGACAAAGACAAAACCCAGTGCGTCCATGGTGTAGGGGAAATCActtaaatcccagcatttaagTGTCTGTCAGGCCTTACAATTCACAAGTTGTAAGCACTGTGAATGCGGCCAAAGTGCAGTGCTGAGATCTTCCTGGAAAACAGTCACCACTCTTGAAGGAGCTTGATAAGGAACCATCATGCCCAAGGGAGACCAGGAGGAGGTTTGTGGGAGTGAACAATTTGAGTCCTAATTGTCCTGCTCTCTAGTGCTAACTACCTCATGGAGTAACTTCCTCAGATTTCCTAAAGCAGTCCCTCTAACTGAAGGCTTCATCTTTCCTTTGAACTTTGTAGGCTTATGCATGGTGCACATGAATACAagcagacatatacacagacaacagactcacagacacacacaaatagacaaacacagacacaccacataccacacgcACCTCTTGAAATAAATGCATAATTAGCAGGGCAAAGTgaagtattttttaattacatcatttcacAGAAAGTCAAGGATGCCACTGCAGAAGTCATTGCAAACTTACACCACCTGATGCCTTTATGAGGAAAGAGAACAGTCTCAAATCCAGGTGATctctcagaaagagaaagaacagaagagaagaCACGCAGGAGAAAgggcatcaccatgcccagagaAGAACCCAAAAGACCCACAGGAGAGCACAGAGAGACTGCCTATGTCACCAAGACCCAATCCACTGCAAACACATCCATGACCTGCAGCCATTTTGTCAGGAAATACAGGAAAGGCAGCGATTCTCAATGTCAGCTCTACAACTCGTGGAGAACAAGGAAGTCATGGTGTGAGCAACTTCATGTCACAGGACAAACAACTAAGGGAGACACCCGAAAGTCTGAACAACACTCAAGAAAAGTTAGAAACATAAGGATTCTCCTCTAAAATaaagctgcttctgcttctgcttctgcttctgcttctgcttctgctgctgctgctgcttcttcttcttcttcttcttcttcttcttcttcttcttcttcttcttcttcttcttcttcttcttcttcttcttcttctcctcctcctcctcctcctcctcctcctcctcctcctcctcctcctcctcctccactgaaTCAAGGTCACCCAGGGAGCCACAGGTGGTCACATTGCAAAGAGTAGGTGGCCATGTGGTGCCAGCCCCAACTGATAAACCTACAGCACCATCTCTACTCCTAGGGCTTGGGAGTAAGACTGTTCAAGTGAGAGGTCCACACTGCCTGATGCTATGTGGTAACATCTAGACCAGGACACAGATACTGAACCTGTGAAATCTCAGCAGTAGGCTTGCCTACATAACACCTGCCTAAGGTAAGCACCAGTTGTCCAGTCAACATGGATGAGgaaatttcatgaggtccaacatctagataaagagctacaggcaagctgggtgtggtggcgcatgcctttaatcccagcactcgggaggcagaggcaggcggatttctgagttcaaggccagcctggtctacaaagtgagttccaggacagcctgggctatacagagaaaccctgtctcattaaaaaaaaaaaaaaaaaaaaagagctacagGCAGTCAATGAAGAGATACAGGCTAGTCTTCTTTAGAGCCAAGCCCATGATAGGTCATCCAATccaaagtggtcagccctaaacttgtgtgcacatacacaacacCGATGACTtcaatactctgtgtgtgtgtgtgtgtgtgtgtgtgtgtgtgtgtgtgtgtgtgtgtgtatgtgtgtgtgtatgtatgcctttgggagagtgtgtatatatatggtgtctgagtgtgtgtagaGGGTGtctatatggtgtgtatgtgtgtctgtgggggttggagatgtatgtgtgtatgtctgttttatgcttctgtgtgtgtgtgtgtgtaaaatgataATTACAGAAGGAGGGATGATAAACTTGAGAGAGAAGGGGGCAGCAGGTAGAATTAGGGAGGTAGAGAGGCAGAATAGATGCAAACACAGTACTCATATATGAcgttctcaaaaataataaattttaaatataagctTCAAATGATCTCTAAGTACAAAACCAAGAATATTGGCCGGGACATAAAGAGGCCCACACCTATGCCTGCCTTCTTTACCTCACCTTTGACTTGATTTTACAGGAtaacagaagcagaggcaggtggccaaGTTCTGCTTGGAAAAGCCTGAGTCACCATGAGATTGAACTTATCCTTGGACACATACGTGGCTTAGACCTCAGAGTGGGAGGAGGTGTCAAATTGTACATGGACTCCTGGACACATCTTTGGGAGGTCTCATCCAGTAAAGATTTGATTGGTAGGCACACAATGCATGGGAGAACTCCATATATAACTTATTAACTGAACTTGGGTAAACACAAATATCTACCACAGTCCAGTGAATGCCTTAACACAGATAAAACTTGGTAACACACTCTCCAGGGAGAGGCAGGCTGGCAATCAGCCCAAGAACTATGTCCTGCTCACGCACTGTAGTTTAACTTTTAGAAACACTGTTTGATTCTGCAGATCCCAGAGTGGAGGTCTCTTCCCCACGGTCAGTGCTTCTGGGTGATATGAACCATCAGCTACTCAAGGGGGAGAGGGCTACAACTCTCCTCAGAAGGTGGAGAACCTGCCCAGGCACAGATACAATGCTAAGggtggccagcagagggcgctgggaaggaaggaaacacattCACCAATAGGAGTCTAGAGCACTCTACCTGGCCCTGTCTGTGCACACATTGCTTCAAGGccctttttttaatttacttactaATTATTCCCTTGaatctctttttttcccatttacttCTTCCTTACTTTGTTCTCAGCggtatttttttttacctttagtatgttttttttttgcattttttattttgttccccttctacttttttgagtattttttcagctgggattctttccttttctttctttacaaagtTTCTCAATggcatttactttattttgtatgtatgtgcacgctTGCACgtattggttttctccttccatcatgtgggtcccaggaatgagACTCAGCTCCTCAGCCTTAGCAGCATCACTTAGTGAACATCACTCACCAACAGCCCTTAATGTAAACAGCTTCAGCTCATCGATAAAGGGAGGCAGACTGAATGATAcgatagaaaaaacaaaacaaacaaaccacacaagGCTTAACTATGCATTGACTCCAAGAAGTACACATCCCTGTGAAAGACACAAGCCGAGAGTCAAAGAATGGAGAACAATGAACCTGTAACTGGAGGCTGAGAATAAGACACCATAGCTATCTTTCCATTGAATAACCTAGACTTCAAACCAAACTAGTCAGAGGAGATATAGACCACTACATATTGATCAAGGAAGCTCTTCATCAAGATGATATAATGATTAGAAACATATGTGCATAACATGTTGGGGCTCCCAATTTAATGAAACAAAAGTAGTGCACATACAAGGACAGACAGGTCCTGATCCCATCACAGAAGATAAGAATAAAGCCCATACTCTACATAAGACATCTaaactaaaaaccaaccaaaagcCTGCAGAGTTAAACTATAGCACTGATCAAATTGACTTCATAGATATGTAAGAATCTGCCATCCAGAGACAGAAACCGTACCCCTAGTCAAGGAGCTGCTAACAGGTGAGAGCTGCTAAGGGAGGGGagtcagggttctttagagtGTTGACCCTGATAGGTTGATCATGCTCCAGTGTATGGTGCCATATTCCTGTCCATATGGGCAGTACAAACTCATCaataaagagaggaaggaagaaagaggaaaagaaagaaaggaaggaaggagaagaggaagaggatgaagagaaggaaagagggagggaatttttaaatttacagaatcaattgaaaatgaaatcacaacttgtaaagaaaaaaaaacgaagtcccttccagcccactgcagcaccggggtccctggcccggggagtctccggacacccgcaaggacccacacaagatccgccatgggatcctaagacctctggtgagtggaacacaacttctgccaggagggaggttcaaacaccagatatctgggcaccttccctgcaaaaggagagcttgcctgcagagagtactctgaccactgaaactaaggatagatctagtctcccaggtctgctgatagaggctaacataatcacctgaggaacaagctctaaccagagacaactataacaactagctccagagaataccagatggcgaaaggcaaacgtaagaatcctactaacagaaatcaagaccactcaccatcatcagaacgcagcactcacaCCCCACCTAGTAttgggcaccacaacacaaccgaaaagctaggcacagatttaaaagcatatctcatgatgatagttgaggacatcaagaaggactttaataactcacttaaagaaatacaggaaaacactgctaaagagttacaagtccttaattaaaaacaggaaaacacaaccaaacaggtagaagtccttatagaaaaacaggaaaacacatccaaacaggtgatggaaatgaacaaaaccatactagacctaaaaagggaagtagacacaataaagaaaacccaaagtgaggcaacgctggagatagaaaccctaggaaagaaatctggaaccatagatgtgagcatcagcaacagaatacaagagatggaagagagaatctcaagtgcagaagattccatagagaacatcggcacaacaatcaaatataatagaaaacgcaaaaagatcctaactcaaaacatccaggaaatccaggacacaatgagaagaccaaacctatggataataggagttgatgagaatgaagatttttcaacttaaagggccagcaaatatcttcaacaaaattatagaagaaaacttcccaaacctaaagaatgacatgcccttgaacatacaagaagcctacagaactccaaatagactggaccagaaaagaaattcctcccaacacataataatcagaacaacaaatgcactaaataaagagagaatattaaaagcagtaagggagaaaggtcaagtaacatataaaggcagacctatcagaattacaccaggcttttcaccagagactatgaaagccagaagatcccggacagatgttatacaaacactaagagaacacaaatgccagcccaggctactatacccggccaaactctcaattaccatagatggagaaaccaaagtattccacaacaaaaccaaattcacacattatctttccatgaatccagcccttcaaaggataataacagaaaaaaaaaccaatacaaggacgaaaatcacgccctagaaaaagcaataaagtaatccctcaacaaaccaaaaagaagacagccacaagaacagaatgccaactctaacaacaaaaataaaaggaagcaacaattacttttccttaatatctcttaatatcaatggactcaattccccaataaaaagacatagactaacagactggctacacaaacaggacccaacattctgctgcttacaggaaacccatctcagggaaaaagacagacactacctcagagtgaaaggctggaaaacaattttccaatcaaatggtctgaagaaacaagctggagtagacattctaatatcggatcaaatcgacttccaacccaaagttatcaaaaaagacaaggagggaaacttcatactcatcaaaggtaaaatcctccaagagggaactctcaattctgaatatctatgctccaaatgcaagggcagccacattcattaaagacactttagtaaagctcaaagcacacattgcacctcacacaataatagtgggagacttcaacacaccactttcatcaatggacagatcgtggaaacagaaactaaacagggacacagtgaaactaacagaagttatgaaacaaacggatctgacagatatctacagaacattttatcctaaaacaaaaggatataccttcttctcagcacctcatgggaccttctgcaaaattgaccatataattggtcacaaaacaggcctcaacagatacaaaaatattgaaattgtcccatgcatcctatcagaccaccatggcctaaggctgatcttcaataacaacataaataagggaaagccaacattcacatggaaactgaacaacactcttctcaatgataccttggtcaaggaaggaataaagaaagaaattaaagactttttagagtttaatgaaaatgaagccacaacatacccaaacctatgggacacaatgaaagcatttctaagagggaaactcatagctctgagtgcctcgaaaaagaaactagagaaagcacacactagcagcttgacaacacatctaaatgctctttttaaaaaaaggaagaaaattcacccaagaggagtagacgacaagaaataatcaaactcaggggtgaaatcaaccaagtggaaacaagaagaactattcaaagaattaaccaaatgaggagttggttctttgagaaaatcaacaa harbors:
- the Cbr1 gene encoding carbonyl reductase [NADPH] 1, whose product is MSSSRPVALVTGANKGIGFAITRDLCRKFSGDVVLAARDEERGQTAVQKLQAEGLSPRFHQLDIDNPQSIRALRDFLLKEYGGLDVLVNNAGIAFKVNDDTPFHIQAEVTMKTNFFGTRDVCKELLPLIKPQGRVVNVSSMVSLRALKNCRLELQQKFRSETITEEELVGLMNKFVEDTKKGVHAEEGWPNSAYGVTKIGVTVLSRILARKLNEQRRGDKILLNACCPGWVRTDMAGPKATKSPEEGAETPVYLALLPPDAEGPHGQFVQDKKVEPW